The following proteins come from a genomic window of Neoarius graeffei isolate fNeoGra1 chromosome 26, fNeoGra1.pri, whole genome shotgun sequence:
- the LOC132874204 gene encoding E3 SUMO-protein ligase ZBED1-like, producing MDAATKNKLTAAIAKWVATACRPVSIVDDEGLTEIIRIASNDWTYETPSRATITSRIETLYEIEKSQLQQALGQTDIVALTGDYWTSLSNENYLGVTAHYFTPQWELQSHALTVMKTEERHFADTVAEHFMKVAREWNIEKKVVSLTTDSARNMMAAARELPFEHMPCVVHSMHRAITVSLHNSPFDSALAKCRKLVGHFKHSPATALELEQQQIAHKQKKEALTQEVATRWNSNLEMIKRVNRNVEPLRGALALNSTKVTIPTAIELEKTKKLEAALEHCRYVSDLLGGEKFVSCSVVLPALCHLSRVMDITEDDPAYMIKFKETFSADMGDRKEKLNITWLRCLSKPDRVLVWDSIHALLQELGKERQAERDNKSTPEPEKKKPALMLTQESSSDEEEDHVDWSIERYKSEPMIGIEDSPQEWWSTHEASHSEMASLARKYLVTPATSVPCERLFSLSGHVVQKKRASLLSENVNRLVCLSNWLKDKK from the exons ATGGATGCTGCAACTAAAAACAAGCTAACTGCAGCCATAGCTAAATGGGTGGCTACTGCATGCAGGCCCGTTAGCATTGTGGATGATGAGGGTCTGACCGAGATAATTCGCATCGCATCCAACGACTGGACCTACGAAACTCCTTCCAGAGCTACTATCACGAGCCGCATAGAAACTTTGTATGAAATAGAGAAGTCCCAGCTACAACAGGCATTGGGGCAGACAGACATAGTCGCGCTAACAGGAGATTATTGGACGTCACTCAGTAATGAGAACTACCTCGGGGTCACAGCACATTATTTCACTCCACAGTGGGAACTTCAGTCCCATGCTTTGACTGTTATGAAGACAGAAGAGAGGCACTTCGCTGATACCGTTGCTGAGCACTTTATGAAAGTAGCCAGAGAGTGGAACATCGAAAAAAAAGTTGTCTCACTGACCACAGATAGTGCACGCAATATGATGGCAGCGGCCAGAGAGCTCCCCTTTGAACACATGCCGTGCGTCGTACACAGTATGCACCGTGCAATCACGGTTTCTCTGCATAACAGCCCATTCGATAGTGCATTGGCAAAATGCCGAAAACTTGTGGGACACTTCAAGCACAGCCCAGCGACTGCCCTGGAGCTCGAGCAGCAACAAATTGCACACAAGCAGAAAAAAGAAGCGCTCACGCAGGAGGTGGCAACAAGATGGAATAGTAACCTTGAAATGATTAAGCGTGTCAACCGGAATGTTGAACCTCTGAGAGGGGCACTGGCCTTAAACTCAACCAAAGTCACCATCCCAACAGCAATTGAGCTGGAGAAAACAAAGAAGCTCGAAGCTGCATTGGAGCATTGCAG ATATGTGTCTGATCTTCTGGGAGGAGAGAAGTTTGTTTCTTGCTCAGTGGTGCTGCCAGCATTATGTCACCTGTCCCGAGTGATGGACATCACCGAGGACGACCCAGCGTACATGATCAAGTTCAAGGAAACCTTTTCAGCAGATATGGGAGATCGCAAGGAGAAGTTAAACATCACATGGCTCAGG TGTCTGAGCAAACCTGACCGGGTTCTCGTGTGGGATTCCATCCACGCCTTGCTCCAGGAGCTGGGGAAGGAGCGTCAAGCAGAACGGGATAACAAAAGCACACCCGAGCCAGAGAAGAAGAAGCCAGCTCTCATGTTAACACAAGAATCTTCCTCGGATGAAGAGGAGGACCATGTGGACTGGTCTATTGAGCGCTACAAGTCAGAACCTATGATTGGCATTGAGGACTCTCCCCAGGAATGGTGGTCCACACATGAAGCTTCACACAGTGAGATGGCCTCCCTTGCACGCAAGTACTTAGTAACGCCTGCCACTTCAGTACCATGTGAACGATTGTTTTCACTGTCTGGACATGTTGTTCAGAAAAAACGAGCTTCCCTGTTGTCAGAAAATGTCAACAGGCTTGTCTGTTTGAGTAACTGGCTGAAAGACAAAAAGTAG